One genomic window of Micropterus dolomieu isolate WLL.071019.BEF.003 ecotype Adirondacks linkage group LG14, ASM2129224v1, whole genome shotgun sequence includes the following:
- the LOC123982745 gene encoding neoverrucotoxin subunit beta-like: protein MEIAALGRPFTLGMLYDARKDQLIPGLTLDDKTLKDNTVVSYQHGSAFEISTSDSIESKSFLLDVDASLKVSFMSGLIEVGGSAKYLNDKKKSKNQRRVTFQYKATTNFKQLSMIDHLTMSTKQTDVIQKGSATHVVTGILYGANAFFVFDSEKLDASSVQNIKGKMEAVIKKIPSFNVEGKVDIKLNEEEKALADKFSCKFYGDFILESNPTTFVDAVKTYVQLPKLLGESGENSVPLKVWLMPLKNLVRKAAELVSGISVGLVRKAQNALEDLHHLEKLCNDLLEDKVVQDFPPIKEKLRSFQKLCHYYAANLRQTMEKKVPSIRDGKEGESELEKVFEDRNKSPFSHEKLSKWMEDKKREINIIRSCVEMMEGTKIVHSQSELDREVLGVEEALCFVFTSLESADPCLDEMAKYFESVKLESSNEEPWYYSDEVLIKMREKAKAFQDLTKTLKNNSQFCFLIAATDNKKNTGATIYHYRKGILVTNAFFTLPPVETIANKRDLIWYSCDLTLDPDTAHNHLTLSKGNKKATCGARQSYPDLPQRFDYYAQVLCREGLTGRSYWEVEWSTGSVEGVAVGVTYKGLFRKGNFSQCGLGRNIMSWSLDHTGSPPGDTLCAWHNSQSQNISVPATGSTRLGVYLDWPAGSLSFYNVSGDTLSHLHTFRNKFSEPVYPGFGTFYEHNYVLLCL from the exons ATGGAGATAGCTGCTCTGGGTCGACCTTTCACCCTAGGAATGCTCTACGATGCTCGGAAAGATCAACTGATCCCAG gTTTGACTTTGGATGATAAAACTCTAAAAGACAATACAGTTGTAAGCTATCAGCACGGCAGTGCATTTGAAATTTCTACATCAGACTCCATTGAATCCAAGTCCTTTCTGCTGGATGTTGATGCTTCTCTGAAGGTCAGTTTCATGAGTGGACTGATTGAAGTTGGAGGATCTGCCAAGTATCTGAATGATAAGAAGAAATCCAAGAATCAGAGGAGAGTTACGTTTCAGTACAAAGCCACCACCAACTTCAAGCAGTTGTCAATGATCGACCATTTAACCATGAGTACCAAACAGACAGATGTTATTCAGAAGGGCTCTGCAACTCATGTAGTCACAGGCATCCTTTATGGGGCAAAcgctttctttgtgtttgacaGTGAGAAGTTAGACGCCAGCAGTGTTCAGAACATCAAGGGCAAAATGGAAGCTGTGATAAAGAAGATTCCCTCATTCAATGTTGAGGGGAAAGTTGACATCAAACtgaatgaagaagaaaaagctTTGGCTGATAAATTCTCCTGCAAATTCTACGGAGACTTCATTCTTGAAAGCAACCCTACAACATTTGTAGATGCAGTGAAGACCTACGTACAACTTCCAAAGCTGCTGGGAGAAAGTGGAGAGAACAGTGTTCCACTGAAGGTCTGGCTGATGCCACTGAAGAATTTAGTTCGCAAAGCTGCTGAGCTGGTGAGTGGGATCAGTGTTGGACTAGTGAGAAAGGCTCAAAATGCTCTGGAGGACCTACATCATCTGGAAAAATTATGCAACGATTTGCTGGAAGACAAAGTGGTTCAAGATTTTCCACCAATCAAAGAAAAGTTGAGAAGTTTCCAGAAACTGTGTCATTACTATGCAGCTAACCTCAGACAGACAATGGAGAAAAAAGTTCCTTCCATCCGCGATGGTAAAGAAGGCGAGAGCGAATTAGAAAAAGTCTTTGAAGACAGAAACAAGTCACCGTTCAGCCATGAGAAACTAAGCAAGTGGATGGaagataaaaagagagaaatcaaCATCATCAGGTCCTGTGTAGAGATGATGGAGGGAACAAAGATCGTCCACAGTCAGTCAGAGTTGGACAGAGAGGTTCTTGGTGTAGAGGAGGCTCTGTGCTTTGTTTTCACTTCCCTGGAAAGTGCTGACCCCTGCCTTGATGAAATGGCCAAATACTTTGAGTCAGTTAAGTTAGAATCTTCCAATGAAGAGCCGTGGTACTACTCAGATGAAGTTTTAATcaaaatgagagaaaaggcCAAAGCTTTCCAGGATCTTACCAAAACACTGAAGAACAACAGCCAATTCTGTTTCCTCATAGCAGCCactgacaataagaaaaacacaggAGCAACCATCTACCATTACAGGAAGGGCATTCTGGTGACTAATGCATTTTTCACCCTCCCTCCTGTGGAGACAATTGCCAACAAAAGAGATTTGATCTGGt attccTGTGATCTCACTCTGGACCCAGACACTGCGCACAACCACCTCACTCTGTCTAAGGGGAACAAGAAGGCAACATGTGGAGCAAGGCAGTCGTATCCTGACCTCCCGCAGAGATTTGATTATTACGCTCAGGTTTTGTGCAGAGAGGGGCTGACTGGGCGCTCCTACTGGGAGGTGGAGTGGAGTACTGGCTCAGTTGAAGGGGTTGCTGTTGGTGTTACCTACAAAGGCCTGTTTAGGAAAGGAAACTTTAGCCAGTGTGGACTTGGACGCAATATTATGTCCTGGAGTTTAGACCACACAGGGTCCCCACCAGGTGATACTCTCTGTGCATGGCATAATAGTCAGTCCCAAAATATTTCTGTTCCTGCTACTGGCAGCACTCGACTGGGAGTGTATCTGGACTGGCCTGCTGGCAGTCTGTCCTTCTATAATGTCTCAGGTGACACACTGAGTCACCTCCACACCTTCCGCAACAAATTCTCTGAGCCAGTTTATCCAGGCTTTGGGACTTTCTATGAACACAACTACGTACTCCTGTGTCTGTAA